From the Candidatus Binatia bacterium genome, the window TCTACCTGCCGCGGCGCGCCGAACTCGAAGCGCAGTTGGCCGGCACAGAGCTCTGGTACGGCCCGTGGCTGGAGCAAGTCACGACCCACCGCGCGAGCGAACGGCCGCGCTCGGACCTGCCGGTTCTACCGGACCACGCCGGTGGCACCCGACACGCGATCGTGCGGCCCGAAGCCGGCATGACGGTTGTGACCGAGGAACTCTTTGCCCCAGCCGGCCACTACAGCGCCCGACAGAACCTTCGCGTTGCCGAAGCCATCTCGCTGGCCTTGCAGCCGAGCCTCAGAAATTTTCGCGCCGCTGCGCGTGCTGGCGACGCGCAGCCAGTTGCGACGCCCGCTGCGCTTCCGTGACCACCGGCTCGTCGGCCGGTAGTTGTGCGCGGACATCCGCGAGCTTGATCAGCCTCGCCTGCGGGTGATGCTCTTCGAGAATCTCGGGCGTCGCCAGACCATCGAAGCGCATCAAAATCACGCCGCGGGAGAAGCCTTCGGTATCCAGCCAATTGGGCACCCCCGGATCGGTGTTGGCGATCACGAAATGATAGGCCCCATCCGAGCTGAGCCGCGCCTGATCGGTAGTCAACGAGGTTTGTCGGTTCGCATAATCGAGCGACTCCCACCAATGGTGTCCGAGTTGAATGCCCTGATACTTCGCCCCACTGGGCCATGTCGTCACGATCAATGCCTCATCGTCAGCCAACTCGTAATGCCCCCCGGACATCAGGCGCCCGGCCAAGCCGCCTTCCGAGCCCGTGTCGCGCGGGGCGAGCAAGGTATTGGCCGGTAAAATCGCCAGCCGCGTGCGGCTGAACTCGGGCCAGAGGCGCACTTCTTCGGCAAAGAAATTCGTCGCCGCGGTCAGCCGCTCCGCCATGATCTCGGCGGAGAATTCAGGATACGGCGGCCGGCCACTGTCGACCCGGTCGATATGAACCTCACCAGGGAGTTCATTCGCCCAATCGGAATGGATCTGGCGCACCAACAGACGCTGCGGACCCGGTTCCGTCCGCAGCCAATTGCCTTCACGAGCCGGCCCGCCGATCCACACCTCGAAACTACCGTCGGGGGCCACCTCGAGATCATCGGTGGATAGCGTATCGACCACCGAGGCCATCGAATCGAGACCATAGACGGCAAAATCCAGGCGCCGACTGGTCCCGCGCGTCCCCCAAACCCGATAGGCGCCATCGCCATTGAAAAGGGCGATGCGGTACTTCTGGTCGGAGTTGTCCATGCCCAATTTATTGAAATGGTTCAGCGCCTGAAAAAAAGGAAAGTCGGGCTCGGCCAGCGCGCGGGACTCGAGGCTGTTGGTCAGCGCACGCACGATATGACGGTAGGCCTCGGCCTGCTCCTCGGCGCTGCCGAACCAGGTATGCTCTCGCACGAAGACGCCCGCCTCACGCACCGCATCGGCCAACTCGTCGAGACTTTGCTCGAGATCCCCGGAAGCGGCCACGGTCGCCGGAGCTACCTGGCGCAGCTGATAGGCCCAAACACCGACGCCACCGACGATGATCCCGAGGAAAAAAATGATCCCTTTGCGCACCATGGACGACCTCTTGCCTACCCTTGCGTTGACCCGGCGGCCGTTTCCCTGCATTGCAGAACGGTCCGCGAGGAGTTCTCGATGATCGAAGATTTGATCGTACATAGCCGATTGATCATCCCGGGCCGGGAATTGCAATTTGTTGCCAGTCGATCGTCCGGTGCCGGAGGGCAAAGCGTCAACAAGACCAGCAGCCGGGTTACCCTGCGCTGGGATGTCCGTCGGACGAGCGCCGTCGGCCCTGTGCTGCGCGAAAGACTGACGAAAAACCTCGCCTCGAGAATCAATGCCGAAGGCATCCTGCAGGTGCATGTCGAAACCGAACGCAGCCAGTACCGAAATCGCGAGATCGCGCGCGAACGCCTGGCCGGGCTGATCCGGGAGGCCGCGCGTCCCCCCAAGCCGCGCCGGCCCACCAAACCCTCGCGTGGCGCCCGGCAGCGGCGGATGGACGACAAAAAACATCAGAGCCAGAAGAAATCCACGCGACAGAAACCGTTCTGAGGGAAAGTTCATCGGGAGGGGTATCCCTTTCCCCGGGTCGGGGGCCTTTGGCGTACGGCTACAGGCAAGCTACAATCAAGGGAGATTCTCGCCACCGCGGGAGCAGGAGGAACCTATGGAAACCACGTCTGTTCAATATAGTGAAAGCACCATCGCCGCCGAGCAACAGCGCTTTATGGTGCGCGTCTACAACTGGATGACGATGGGGCTGGTGGTCACCGCCGGGATCGCCTATCTGGTGTCGACGACACCGGCAGTCGTGCAGATGGTCGCCAATCCCTGGGTTTTGATTCCCCTTGTCATCGCACAACTGGGGCTGGTCTTCTGGCTGGCCTCACGCGTGATGCAGATGAGTGCCGCGCAGGCCACGGGCGTGTTCATGCTCTACTCGGCGCTGACCGGCGTGACGCTCTCTTTTGTGTTTCTCGCCTATACCGCCGCATCTTTGACCTCGACCTTCTTGGTCACCGCCGGCACCTTCGGCGCGATGAGCTTCTACGGCTACACGACCAAACGCGACCTGACGGCGATGGGCAGCTTCCTGTTCATGGGCCTGATCGGCATCATCATCGCGTCTTTGGTGAACTTCTTCCTGCAGAGCCCGATGGTCTACTGGCTGGTGACCTATGCCGGCGTGTTGATCTTTGTCGGGCTCACGGCCTACGACACCCAGAAGATCAAGGAGATGAACATTCTGGGGAACGAAGGCACCGAAGAAGATACCAAGGAAGCCGTGCGCGGCGCGCTCACGCTTTACCTGGACTTCATCAATCTCTTCCTGATGCTGCTGCGCGTGATGGGCAACCGGCGCTAGGCGACGCCCGAACGCACCGCTCGCGGCGCTTGCCGCACTCGGGGGCCACCGGTCACTGGTGCTGCCCATGTTGCTTGTGAAAGCCTTGTACCTCGAGGCGTCATGGCGGTCGGAACGGTCGAGGATACCGAGGCTAATTCAGATTCAGGAATACGTTGATCGAGGCGAGATGATCGATCAGATTCTCCCGCCCCGGACGGACGACCAGGCGGTTCATATACCCGACCTCGATCTGCCAGCTGTCCCCCACCGGCGCATTCAGTCCGACAAAGACGCGGTTCTGATCCACGCCAGCCCGCGGGCCCCAATCCGTGTCATTGAGCGTCACGAAAAGCTCTTCGTAGGCGGAAAAGAATAATTTCTCCGACGGAAGGACGGGATAGAGGATTTTCACAAATTCTCGGACGCGCCAGCTCACACCCTTTCGGTCCTCGCCGAAGCGCTCCTCAAGACGAGTGCGGCTCTGGAAACGCAGATCACCGAAACGCGGCGTCCAGATATATTGCTGCCAGATACGGTTCTCATTCCAGTCGGGTGCGTTGGTCGGAAACGTCCGGATCCAACCATAGCCGAGCCAGACGGAGGTCTCGGGCGTCAGTTGCCAACCGACCCCGGGGCGGACGACCGTTTGCCCGAGCCCGTCATCCTCGCCGGACATCCGCAGCTGACTGTCGAACCACCAGCGCAATCGGGAAACGCTGGGCGAGACTTCCTTGAGGGACCCCTGCCCGGCAAACATCAACCAGGCCCCACCGTCCTGTTGCACCTCGGCGCGTGCCGGAGCCGCGATCAATCCCACCAGGCATAATATGCCCAAACTTCTCGCCCAGAATTTTCGCATCAATCCTCCTCTACCCGCTCGAAGCATGACAGTCGGATTTCGCAAACACCAATGCTTGAGGTCGTCCAATCACACATCTAGGTAGTCACAACATCATGAGTGTTCTGGACTACAAGACGAAACTGCCGGGCTACTACCCTTCGGCCTGGGCTGTGGAATGTGGCGGCCCGCGCCGCCAGAAGCTCGTGCGCAGCGCCGGGCCCGACTTCTCCGCCGGCACCGAACTGACCTCGACGGTCCGACGCCTCGACGGTTGGGCGGTCATGTTCGTGCAACGGGAACCGGGAGAGCTTTTTGTACAGGGCGGCGGCGGTCTGCAAGGCGGCGAACTTCCCCCGCACTTCCGCGCCGAAGGCCGCAATACAGGATGGCTCGAGCGAATCGACCCGATCACTCTCCAGACCATCGCGCGGTCCCCGGATCTGCCCAGCGGCGGCCACCTCTGGTGTGGTGCCGTCGTCGTGCACGAAAATGGCGACCTCTACATGGTCAACGGACGCTACGCGCACCGGCTGAGCCCGGAATGTGAAGTAAAAGCCGAGCGAGAACTTCCCGTGGATGGTCCCTATAATGGGCTCCTGATCATGTCGGACGGAAATCTGGTCATGAAGAATCTCGGCCACAGGCCCGGCGAGCCTTGTCGGTTCAGTGTGCTGGAGCCCGAGCATCTGGAACCAATCGGCGAGCCATTTATCATCAACGAGCATTGCATGGGGCGCTTCTCGAGCGACCTGACCACTGACGGCGAGTTTCTCTACACCTCCAGCGCCACCCAACTCTACCGCCTGCGCTACGAGAACGGCGCCCTGTCTCTGGATTCCGAATGGCGGGGCAACTACGACCTGCCCGGGGAGAACCAAGGCGACGGATGGGACACCTCGATCGGCAGCGACAGCGTCTGGCTGATGGATATGGGGCGTCCACCCTTCTGGACCGAACCCGCAACCGCAGCGCAACGTGCCTTCCGCTTCTCGTTGCAGAATGCCGCCGAACGCGACGTGATCGATGTGATCGGCCGGCCCGGCACCTTCAGTCCGGGACCACCACTCTACGATCCCGAGCGCAAGATTCTGGTTGTCTATGATGGCTCCAACGGTGGCGTGGTCGCTCTGCGCTACGAGGCTCCCGGACAATTCACGGAACTCTGGCGCAACGAATTCCGCAACAACGTCCAGATGATGCTCTATCCCGACACGGGGGAGTTGATCCTCGAAGACGCCTCAGGCAACCGACCGCAAAGCAAGATCTCGGACGCGGTCGTCGTCGATATCGAATCCGGTGCCGAAAAGGGCCGGGCCCCGACCGGCGCCGCAGCCTCCATGGGCATGTTCCTGTGCCCCGGCTTCGAGCGCGACTTTTATATGGCGACCCTGCCGGGCTTGATCTCCCGGGTTTTCTCGCGCGAAAACCCCTGAATAACGCGATGAATCGGGCGGTTGCCCAATTCCGCCGTCACGGCTAGCCTTTGCTGATAGCCGCGTAACGCGACGAATCTCCCGGCCAGACCCGGCGGACGAACTCCGGCAGTCTGGCCTTTTGCAAAAGGAAAACTTAATGAAGTCACGACTGTCTGCGCTCGCCCTTCTCGCCGCCACCAGCCTTGTAGCCGGCCTTCTCTGGTCAGCACCGGCTCAGGCCCAGCAAGACCGTAAAACTCAGATTCTGGAAAACCTGAAGCTGAACGTTCCACAGCTCGCCGAGGTCAACCCGACCATGGGACCGATCGGCCCCAGCGGCATCGACGGCCTCGACGAAGGCAACTTCATCGTGCAAGGACGCCCTTACAGCTTCCTCGTCACCGCCGACAACAAGAAACTCTGGTTGATTCAGGGCGAAGCGATGGATGTGAGTCGTAGCGAGGCCGAAATCAAGGTCGCGGTTGCCGAACGTGCCGAAGAGGCCCGCAAGGCCAACGAAGCACGCACCGCACAGATCGCCGCATCCATTGAAGGACGTCCTTTCCGCGGCAGCGAAGATGCCGTGGTGACGATCGTCGAGTTCTCTGACTTCCAGTGTCCGTATTGCACGCGCGGCGCAGCAACCGTCGAGCAGATCCTCGAGCGCTATCCCAATGATGTGAAGTTTGTCTTCCAGCACTTCCCGCTGGGCTTCCACCCCTGGGCCAAACCGGCGGCGATCGCGGCCAACTGCGCCGGCCTGCAGAACCCCGACGCCTTCTGGACGCTCCACGATGCCTACTTCAAGGACCAGAAGCAGCTGACTCCGGAAAACGTCGTTTCGAAAAGCGAAACCTATCTCGCGGGATCCGGCATCGATATGAAGACCTGGAAGAACTGCGCGGCCGACACCAACTCGGCGGAATACAAAGCCGAAGCCGCCAACGTCGATGCCGATATGGCCTTCGGCCAGGCCATGGGCGTATCCGGCACCCCGGGTTTCTTCGTCAATGGAGAATTCCTCAACGGTGCCCAGCCGATCGATGCCTTCGTGCCGCTCATCGAAGCAGCCAAAGCAAATTCCTGATCGTATTTGATCCGAGCCGGGGCTCACACAAAGTGAGCCCCGGTGAGGTTTCCTCATGACCCAAGAGCGTTTTCCCATCGTGGCGCCCGAGACCGTCGGGATCGACCCCGAAAGACTCGCCGCGCTGATCCAACGTGCTTCGCGCGAGGTCGACGAAGGTCTGTTGCCATCGGCCCAGATCGCCATCGCGCGACACGGCCAGCTCGTCGCCATGCACACTTTCGGGCAAGCGCAGTTCCAGGGCAAGACAGCTCCGGCGACCAACGACACCCTCTATTGTGTGTTCTCGGCGACCAAAGCGATCACATCGGCTGCCGCATGGATGCTGATCGAAGAAGGCCGGCTCGATATCGACCAACCGGTAGCGAATCTGATCCCCGAGTTCGGAGCTCGCGGCAAAGAGGCCGTGCGTATCGAGCAACTTTTCACCCATACCGCCGGATTTCCCAACGCGCCCTTTCCGCCCAATGTATTTCTCGACCGGGAAAAACGTCTCGAGTTCTTTCGTCGCTGGAAATTGGAGTGGGAGCCCGGGTCGCGTTTTGTCTACCATCCATCGTCGAGCATGTATGTGGTGGCGGAACTGATTGAACGGATCTCCGGGCAAACCTACGCCGACTTCGTCCGTCAACGGATCGCCCTGCCTCTGGGGTTGAAAGATCTTCGCTGCGGTCTGCCAGGCAGCGAGCACGCGCGCCTCGCAGATATCGAACACGTCGGCAACGCACCGACGGCCAGCGATTATGAGGCCGCGGGAATGCCGCAACCTCCGGAAACGGAGGTCACCGAAGATGCGCTGCGCAGCTTCAATCTCCCCGATGTGCGCGAAGCGGGCATCCCCGGCGGAGGCGGCACCATGACAGCCGCAGAGATCGCGCTTTTCTATCAGGCTCTCCTGCGCGACAGCGAGAGCTCCGAGGGACCGGGCCTCTGGCAGCCCGGGACTCTGCAGATGGCACGCGAAATCCGCTCGGGCGACCTCCGCGACCCACTCTTCGGCAACCTCGCCAACCGCGCTCTGGGCCTGATGATCGCGGGCGACGAAAAACGAACCTTTCGGGGGTTCGGGCACGGCAACTCACCCGAATCCTTCGGGCACGGCGGCGCTGGCGGACAAATCGCCTGGGCCGATCCGGCGACCGGCATCTCCATCGGTTATTGCACCAACGGCCATGACCGCCACCCCATCCGTCAGGCGCGTCGGTCGGTCGCGATCTCGAGCCTCGCGGCCACCTGCCTCCAGGAAGGCCCTTGAGCAAGCGCCAGCCCCGGCTTCTGCAGAAAAATCGCAGAAGCGGCGACGGCAGCTTTCCCTGCCGGGCGCATCTCGGGTAGACAAAAGCCTCCCCTTCCCGGCTCCCCCTTCGGCCAACAGGGGCTTCAGGCAATGGCATCTTGATGAGATCGAATATAACCCGCTGGCTCAGCCTGCTCGCACTCATGGCCCTGCTTTTTTTCGGCCTGGGCGAGGTATTGAGCCGAGCCCTCAACCTCGTGGACCGGGCGAACGGATTCCCGCGAAAACTTTTTGTCGCTGCCCCCGAAACTGGTCTGAGCTATCGCATGCGGCCGGGCGTAGACGGAACCGTTCGAGGCGTGCCCGTGCGGACCAACCAACTCGGCTTCCGTGGCCCGGAAGTCGAGCGCCTGCCCGGCCCTGCGGTCCGGCGAGTTGTGATTCTCGGGGACTCGGTGACCTTCGGCTTTCGCATGCCCGAGACCGAGATCTTCCCCACTCTGATCGCCGAGCAACTGGCCGAGACGACCGATGCGCCCTGGGAGATTCTGAATTTTGGCGTCGAGGGCTATAATACCGTTGCCGAGCTGGAAGTTTTGCGCTCGACCGCACTGGACCTGCGCCCGGAGACGGTCGTGCTTGTCCTGAACCTGAATGACTATGACGAGACCCCGTCGGTTGGTCCGCGTGGCGTCCTGACCCTGAACCGCGAGGAAACGATCTCTGCCTGGTCCCCGGCACACGTCTCCGAATTCTACCTCCTGCTGCAATGGCTGATTCGGACCGGAGGGAGCGTCTGGTTCGGCGAGCCGGCGCCACCCCCCTCCTCCGCAGCAGTATCGACCGAGTTCGAGCCTCTCGACCTCTACGTTTCCGCCCTGCGCAAGGAATATTGGCGCAATCCGACCGACAGCCGCATGGCGACCATGCACGCCGCGCTTCGCGAAATAAAACGGGAAACAGAAGAGCGAAACATCGGTCTTCTGATCGTGATTCTGCCCGACGGTGACCAGATCGGCGCAGCGAAAGCCGATATGATCCCGCAAATCCGCCTCGAGAAAATTTGTGCGGAAGAGGAACTGGATTGCCTGGACCTCCATCCGGTCTTCGCCCAGTCACAGACGCCCAATCTCTTCATGGATATCATGCATCCGAATGCCGCAGGTCACGCCTTGGTTGCCGAGGCAATTGCATCTCGACTGGGGAATCGGTGACTCCCTGGAAATCGCATTTGCCGGCGCTTGGATTCTTCCTTGTGCTCACCACCATGGTCTCTTGGCCTCTGGCCACACGCCTCGGAGATATGCTGCCAGTCGCAGCCAACCCCTGGCTCCGTGCCGATATTGATCTGCTCGTCTGGATCCTGGCGTGGACTTCTCGGGCCATTATCACGGCACCTCTCGAGATTTTCGAGGCCACCGTTTTCCATCCCGCACCTTTGGCATTAACAGCATCGGAAAATCTGATCGGGCTCACTCCCATTTCGACACCAGTGCTGCTGGCTACCGACAACCCGATCTTCACCTACAACTTTACCCTTCTGGCTGTCACTTTCCTGACGGCGTACACCGCCTATCGGGCGGTGCGCGACTTCGAAGACTCTCTGGTCGCCGGCCTCCTCGCGGGAAGCCTGCTGGCTTTCGACCCCCTCCTCATCCACCAATGGGCAAGGCTCCACGAGAGCGCCATCTCCTTGTTCCCGCTGGTCTTCATGCTCTCGTTCCGCGTCGCGCGAAAACCGACCCGGGCCAACTTCTGCGGCCTGATCCTGGTCACATCGATCCAAATCCTCGCGGGTGTTTATCTCGCCTTTATTTTGGGGACGTTCGCGGCCGGACTGGCACCAGGCCTCATCTGGCAGGCGCATCAGGCGGGCCGGACCGGCGCTCGTCCGCTGGCGGCCTTGTTGCTCGGCACGCTGGTCCCCGGAATCGTAAGCATTCCCTACATCACCCGTCAGGCCGGCGGCACCTACCCCGAACTCCAGCAGGCTCTGGAAATTGCCAACCTCTATTCGTCATCACTGGGCCAGAGCCTCCTCGCACTCTCGTCCGGGACAGGGTGGCTCACCGCGCCCCTTGCCATTCTCGGCATGGCGAACCGAAATATCCCGACAGCGATCCGGCTGTCGCTCCTGCTCAGCCTGAGTCTCGGCCTGCTGCTCGCGGCAGGCCCACAAACGCCGCTGTTGCCCGGAACGGAGATCCCGGGCCTCTATCAGGGACTGGCGAGTATCCTGCCAGGATTCGCCACCATGCGCGCACCCGCCCGATTCCTGGTGATCTGCCATATCTGTCTGGCTTTGCTTTCGGGGCTGGGTGCGGCTCTCCTTATGCGCACGCTTGCCCGCCGCTATGGTGCGATCGTCAGTCGTATCAGCGGCCTGGCTTTGCTCACGCTTGCCATTGCGCTCATCTTCGGCAGCCAAACCGTATGGCCAATCCCCACAACCAAAGTGCCACGCGGTCCCTTTTTCCTGGGTGCCTATCAATGGCTGGCCGCGAACGGAACCGACGGTGCCGTCCTGGAATTGCCCGCGATGCAATCCCCATTGGAAAAGAAACCACTCGCGCAAACCGGTCGTGCGATGCGGGGGGCGCTCCGGCACGGCCTGCCGCTGATCAATGGCTACTCAGGCCACCCACCCCCCTCACATCCATTGCTCATGGCGTGGGCCCATCGGATTCCACAGGCTTCAGCACTCGAGGACTTCTGCCAGTACACGGATCTGCGCTGGATCATCGTTCACAACGGAATGCTGCCCGAAAGGGAAGAGAGCTTGCAGCATGGCCTTGCGAGCTGGGGCCTGCAAGAACGAGCGCGCTTCGGGCGCGACGTGGTCTACGAGATGCCACGCGCTTGCGGGCGTGACACGCATCGACTTCGAGAACATATAATTTCGCCGGAGGGTACCACCCTCGCGAATACCCCGATGCGCGCACTCGTGCCCGAGGAGAGGAACGGAACGATTACTGCCGATCTCGCGCCACCGTGGTTCACGAACTCTGTGCACTGGGTGGATCTGACCATCCAGAACCAGAGCAAGGTCACGTGGCCCGGCATGACCGCCGATCGAGAACACGCAGTCTCGATTCGCGCGCAGTGGGTCTCGGCTGCGGGGATCGTGAATCCCTGTTGCTCGCTGCCCATGTTGCTTGGGCGCGACCTCGGACCGGGCGAAATCCTGCACACGCCGTTCCTGATCTACGCCCCGTCCGCTCCTGGCGATTGGACCCTGGAACTCGGCCTCGAGCAGAGGGGCTCCGGCCGGTTTATCGACACTGGCGGATCCGCATACCAGCGCTACACCATGCCCTTGGTCAGGCCTGATGCCGCCGTCACCGAAAAGACGGCAACACCGGCAGGGTTGCCCCGGCAAGATCCATGATCGAAGTCGCCAGCCTTCATATCTATCCGATCAAAAGCTGTCGCTCGACCGATCTCGAGCGACTCCAATGTGACGCACGCGGTCCGGTGCATGACCGTCGTTTGATGATTGTCGACAGGGCGGGAAAGTTCATCACCCAGCGCACCGAGACCCGACTTTCCCAAGTCTCTGTCCGACGAGAGCAGGATCGGCTAACCTTGGCAGGCCCGGGCATCGAGTCACTCACCACCACGATCGAAAACGGCCCCCTGCGCCCCGTCGAGGTCTGGCGGCATCGCGGCGGCGCCCATGCGATCAGCCCGGATGCCGATCGCTGGCTCTCGGACTTCCTGCGGCAAGACGTCGCTCTGGTCGGCTGCCCCGAGAATATGCACAGGCTTGCCAACCCCGATTGGGCCACACAAACCACCCCCATCAGCTTTGTCGATGGCTACCCGATCCTGATCCTCTCGGAAGCGTCCGTGGACGATCTGAACAGCCGCCTGAAAACGCCTGTCGAAGCGATGCGATTCCGCCCCAACATCCTGCTCCGAGGGTGTGCGCCCTTTGCCGAGGACGGATGGAAAACGATCCGCATCGGCGATGCCGTGATCGATATTCTGAAACCTTGCGATCGCTGTTCGGTCGTCTCGATTGATCCTGCAAGCGGAAACACCAGCAAGGAACCCCTGAGAACCCTGGCCACCTTTCGCAAAAGCCCTGCGGGCATCCTTTTCGGCCAAAATAGCGCCACCCGACAACCGGCGACCCTTCGAACGGGCGACCCCGTCGAAGTTCTCGAAACACGCCGCGCGGACGACGTACCGGCCGACTTTCGAATCAGGTAGGCACCGCGGCAACGAGTCAAAACCTCACGCCTTCGGATCTTCGCCAATCCTGTTAGAGTTCCTCGGCAATGGCATCCCCTGAAATAGGAAAATATAATCGCCTGCGGGTGCAGGAGGAAAAATCCACCGGGCTGATTCTTGACGGGGGCGCACTCGGCCCACTTCATCTGGTCCGGAAGGAGATCCCGAGGGACCAACCGGCCGAGATCGGTGATGAAATCGATATTTTTATCGCCCTCGACTCCGAAGACCAGCTCTACGCGACCACCCGCAAACCGCTCGCAACTGTCGGCGAGTTTGCTCTCTTGCGGGTCGTCGACGTCGCCGGGGCCGGGGCTTTTCTCGATTGGGGACTCCCCAAAGATCTACTCCTCCCCTTCCGCGAACAGATTCGCGACGCCCGCACCGGCACCTCGGAGCTGGTTTATATCGATCTC encodes:
- a CDS encoding serine hydrolase → MTQERFPIVAPETVGIDPERLAALIQRASREVDEGLLPSAQIAIARHGQLVAMHTFGQAQFQGKTAPATNDTLYCVFSATKAITSAAAWMLIEEGRLDIDQPVANLIPEFGARGKEAVRIEQLFTHTAGFPNAPFPPNVFLDREKRLEFFRRWKLEWEPGSRFVYHPSSSMYVVAELIERISGQTYADFVRQRIALPLGLKDLRCGLPGSEHARLADIEHVGNAPTASDYEAAGMPQPPETEVTEDALRSFNLPDVREAGIPGGGGTMTAAEIALFYQALLRDSESSEGPGLWQPGTLQMAREIRSGDLRDPLFGNLANRALGLMIAGDEKRTFRGFGHGNSPESFGHGGAGGQIAWADPATGISIGYCTNGHDRHPIRQARRSVAISSLAATCLQEGP
- a CDS encoding DUF2490 domain-containing protein; the encoded protein is MRKFWARSLGILCLVGLIAAPARAEVQQDGGAWLMFAGQGSLKEVSPSVSRLRWWFDSQLRMSGEDDGLGQTVVRPGVGWQLTPETSVWLGYGWIRTFPTNAPDWNENRIWQQYIWTPRFGDLRFQSRTRLEERFGEDRKGVSWRVREFVKILYPVLPSEKLFFSAYEELFVTLNDTDWGPRAGVDQNRVFVGLNAPVGDSWQIEVGYMNRLVVRPGRENLIDHLASINVFLNLN
- a CDS encoding Bax inhibitor-1/YccA family protein, whose protein sequence is METTSVQYSESTIAAEQQRFMVRVYNWMTMGLVVTAGIAYLVSTTPAVVQMVANPWVLIPLVIAQLGLVFWLASRVMQMSAAQATGVFMLYSALTGVTLSFVFLAYTAASLTSTFLVTAGTFGAMSFYGYTTKRDLTAMGSFLFMGLIGIIIASLVNFFLQSPMVYWLVTYAGVLIFVGLTAYDTQKIKEMNILGNEGTEEDTKEAVRGALTLYLDFINLFLMLLRVMGNRR
- the arfB gene encoding alternative ribosome rescue aminoacyl-tRNA hydrolase ArfB, with the translated sequence MIEDLIVHSRLIIPGRELQFVASRSSGAGGQSVNKTSSRVTLRWDVRRTSAVGPVLRERLTKNLASRINAEGILQVHVETERSQYRNREIARERLAGLIREAARPPKPRRPTKPSRGARQRRMDDKKHQSQKKSTRQKPF
- a CDS encoding MOSC domain-containing protein yields the protein MIEVASLHIYPIKSCRSTDLERLQCDARGPVHDRRLMIVDRAGKFITQRTETRLSQVSVRREQDRLTLAGPGIESLTTTIENGPLRPVEVWRHRGGAHAISPDADRWLSDFLRQDVALVGCPENMHRLANPDWATQTTPISFVDGYPILILSEASVDDLNSRLKTPVEAMRFRPNILLRGCAPFAEDGWKTIRIGDAVIDILKPCDRCSVVSIDPASGNTSKEPLRTLATFRKSPAGILFGQNSATRQPATLRTGDPVEVLETRRADDVPADFRIR
- a CDS encoding SGNH/GDSL hydrolase family protein; this encodes MRSNITRWLSLLALMALLFFGLGEVLSRALNLVDRANGFPRKLFVAAPETGLSYRMRPGVDGTVRGVPVRTNQLGFRGPEVERLPGPAVRRVVILGDSVTFGFRMPETEIFPTLIAEQLAETTDAPWEILNFGVEGYNTVAELEVLRSTALDLRPETVVLVLNLNDYDETPSVGPRGVLTLNREETISAWSPAHVSEFYLLLQWLIRTGGSVWFGEPAPPPSSAAVSTEFEPLDLYVSALRKEYWRNPTDSRMATMHAALREIKRETEERNIGLLIVILPDGDQIGAAKADMIPQIRLEKICAEEELDCLDLHPVFAQSQTPNLFMDIMHPNAAGHALVAEAIASRLGNR
- a CDS encoding thioredoxin domain-containing protein, whose amino-acid sequence is MGPIGPSGIDGLDEGNFIVQGRPYSFLVTADNKKLWLIQGEAMDVSRSEAEIKVAVAERAEEARKANEARTAQIAASIEGRPFRGSEDAVVTIVEFSDFQCPYCTRGAATVEQILERYPNDVKFVFQHFPLGFHPWAKPAAIAANCAGLQNPDAFWTLHDAYFKDQKQLTPENVVSKSETYLAGSGIDMKTWKNCAADTNSAEYKAEAANVDADMAFGQAMGVSGTPGFFVNGEFLNGAQPIDAFVPLIEAAKANS